The DNA region GAGGAGAGCGCGTTTCACCTGAATGAAACCTGAATCCCTTCTCATGTTCGAGAAGGCGTTTAACATGTCTTGGAGGTAGAAGATGTGTGTGCCACCTGACTGGCTTCTCGATCCAAAATGATTTCGCAGGCATTTAGCATGTCATGGACAGAAGAACAAATTGATGCCGTGGCAGTTGCATATAGGAGCAGACGAGCAGCAATGTTGAATGACAAACAGGCTTATGCTACATTTCTGAATCGACCAAGCAACTGGGAAACAATCTGGAAACACAGGCAAGATAGCATCCAGTGAGACAAGTCATTGTCTGGTTTACTGAATATGCAAGATATTGGCGAGCACATACTCATAAATATACATTTACAGATGAAATCGAATTACACACAAATAAGTTACCGAAGATTAGATAATAACTCTTCGACCCTGTTAGAACACATAGCTCTCTGAACCTGACGACCTTTGTACAACACTTCAACACCGCCCTCCTTTCAGCCGAACAAAAAACTAAAAGTAAAGATATATAGCTTTCTTTATACTCATCATTGAGCAGCGGCTTTGATCCTTGAAGGTTATTCCGATACACTGTTCTTCATCGCCTTTACACAGCCTCCTTTTGTTTCCAAATGTACAGTTTGTTTTTTTGACTATATAGTTTCACTTCACCTCAAATAGAATCTATAACGTCGTCTTCCCTCTTCCCATGATCTAGATACACCCTACATTGGATCACTGTCCCTCCAAGCCTGAAGCCCGGCACAACTGTGAACCCAACCTTCGGCCGCCCTGGCTTCCCAAGCTCCCTGCTCCCTGAAAAGCCCTTCGACCGGACAATGTTCTCCATGTACACCGTCGAGAACTCTGTGCCCTGGCTGACCTGGAATATGCCGACTGCCGGGTCATATGCCCAAGCTAACCTGTGGAGCGTCCATATTGAGCTTGCCATTGCAACAAACAGCTCGTAGAGTGGGCCGGCCACACTCATCACCGGCAATGCCCCGCAGTCTGAATTCCCAAACAGTGAGGACTCAATGCCAGGATGGATCAGCTGTTTGTACTTGCGGTCGCAAAATTGGGCAAACTCACAATCCGGGCTTGAATTCATGAGCTCCATGGGGTCTGCATCTGAGTGCTCGATGAATTGCTGCAACGACTCGTTCCTACGAATTGCCAGCTCGATTCCTTCAAGCTCTGCGGGGTCAGCTGTGGCCCCAAATTCGTAGGAGTCAAATCCATCGAACATGGAAAGGCAGACGCGGGAGAGCAGCGCGTAGCGGCAGTGGCCGGCCTTGGAGTAGGAGACGCCGGGGTAGGCagccgccgcagccgcggccagGTCCCACCCAGCGCACCGGAGGACCTCGGCGAGCGCGCGGGCGAATCGGTGGGCGACGCGAAGCGCGTCGCGGAGGACGGAGTCGAAGACGCCCGCGGATAGCATGGCGCCGACGGCGTCgccgcccggcggcggcgcgagcgcgCGGTCGAGGCGTGCCGAGAGCCGCGCATTGGCGTCGTCGAGCGCCTCGAGGTCCAGCCGCAGCGCGGCAGCCGCGGCGTCCTTGGCGTCGAGCGCGGCCTGGAGGCGGTTGACCACGGCGTCGAAGGACCGCAGCAGCGCctggttctcgcgcacctgggCCTCGAGGTGCCCCGTGAGGGTCCCATCCCCGTCCGGCCCGGGTGAGTCCCCCGGCGCGCCCCTCGCGATCCGCTTGAGCTCCGACAGCCGCCGGAGGTGCGACAccgcggcggcgtccgcggccgccgccgcctccggcagGAACGGCGCGTGGGCCGCCTGCAGGTGCAGGTACGCCGCCTGGAACGATGAGGCCGTCGCGAGCGCCGCCTCCACGGCGGCCTCCTGCCCGGACCCCGCCCGGACGCCCCCGTCCgcgctagggttagggttcagctGGTCGGGCTTCAGCACGACAACCCGCTGCCCCGCCAGGACCCCATCCGCCCCCGGCGCCGGGGAGCGCGCGAACCGGTCGgcgtcctcgtcctcctcgtcctcggcgAAGAACTCGATGGTCTTGGTCTTGAACGCGAGCGCGAACTTGTGGAGCATGgctgcgcccgccgccgcgcccctcgGCCCGCTCCCTCTGTCTCCGCCGCCGGGCGGGGCGGGGGATCGGCGACGCGAATTGCGGGAGCGCGGAGGTggtggggaggaggaggcgggtgGTGGGTGATGCGGGGCGGTGGGGCGGCGCGGGGTTGGGGCGGTGGAGGGTGGAAGTGAGCGAGGAGTGGGGGATCTGGGAAGGAGAGCTGGAGGCACGGGAGCAAAAGAAGCAAGGCTGTCTCCGTCGGGAGAAGGGGGGTGGAATGGAAGGGGTGGAATTTCTGCGTGGAGGCGGGGTAGGTGCTCGGGGGGAAAGATGCTTGTACGCTCGTGGAGGTCTCTGTTTTGCCATGGGAGAGAGGTGTGGGGCGGTGGGACCGGCCCCGTGGATAAAAACACTAGCAGAAAACATTTCAGTTCCAGAGCTTGAAGTTTGGAATGTTTGCGAAATTGGCAGCTCTCCTGCAATTTTTATTTTAGAAAATGAAAAGAAAGAGGATACGAAGGTTTGATTCATGCCCAATATATGAGTGCTTCAAATCTCGGTGAAATCTAACTGCAATCCCCACTAAATCTCTGCATTCCGAACCTCGAAGAAAGAGTTTGATGACTATGCTGACGTGTTCAATTACGCAAACTTCAGGTTCAGATGGAACCTCCTTGAAACCTTGGCAGGAGGTTGAACTCGTCGTATGAATCCTCGCTAAAACTTGGCCCCGTTGAGGCGTTGACTAACCGGCCTGGCTGTACTGGCTCTTTCTCAAAAAGCTGAGTTGCCGCATCGGAATGAGCTGGTAGATCGAAGGCCAGGCCGCCAGAAGCACTGAAGCAGCGACCACGCGGTGGCCAGGGCAGCAGCGCACCAAACTGCctccccggccccgcgcgtcatGCTCTACCGGTTCAACGCTTGGAGGCTACCGCGGCAGCTCGGGCGCTCTCTGTTCGTCCGCTTGCCTGGTGTGAAGTGGATGGCTTTGTTCCGTTGCGCTCGCGAGGATTCAACTGTCACGGGCACGCGCGTGTTCTTACGTGGCGGCCTGGGTTGTTAGTCGATGAAAGCGACTCACACCACACAGATGGTTGCAGCTGCAGGCCACAGTTATGGAGCTCTTTCTGCGAGCTTGGATCTAGCTTCCTTCTTTGCTACGGGCCACGGCAGCAATCAGTAGGGGGAAATGGCACACACGCACCTGCTTCTCTTACACAAGAACTGCATCGCTGTTCTCCTGCTACCCGTGATCTTGGTAACTGCGTGCAGAAACGATGAGGATTTGCAAGTGGAATGGAAGAAGATGACACTAGCACAGGTGCCACATCCCCTTCACCAGCAATGGAGTGGAGAAGATTCTTCCGTCTAATTGTCCCGGCCTGCAAACCGAGAGCGCACAGGTGATTCCCCCCAAAACACTAATGATTCCCGAAGATTTGTTAGTGCAAGATGACAGCAGCGCAGGTGCCGCATCCTTCTCACGGCAGCACTGCGTGCCGTGAGGATTCTTTTGTCTTCTCTGCAAATGGTGGGCAGGCAGGGCATTccgctcccctctctctctagAAGCCCATCCAGCTGCTAGCTCCGGATCTCCAACCGTACTGCCTCACTGAGTAAACGGGACACTGATAGAGCACCAGTGGCGAGTGGTTTGCGGTTGGCATCATCGCTCCGCCCCTGTGAATTCAATCATTGTTAGGTAGGGGTAGTAGATCAGATATGCACTGCCTGGTGCTTGCTCTCCCTTTTCTTTGTGCGGCGTGTGTGCTTATGACTTTTTGGTACTTGGTGGGGTTACTTTAGCAAGTTAATCTGGCGCGACGGCCATAATTAAAGGTGCGAGGACGAGCCGTTGCAGAGCTGCGGAGCTTGGGAGACTCTGGATAGAAAACCTAACCCTTTGACCTGGGGATATCTTGTTTAAGGCAGGGCCTGCAGACTGCAGATCAGAAGAGTGTTTTCTATTCTATGGTGATGGAGATAGAGTGGAGACAAGTAGAAAAGTTCCATCAGCTCAACGGTGGCTGAGGGCCTGGGGTGCTGGGTGTCCTAAAAAGAATTGGGATGTTTCAGTGCATCGTGTAGAGATACCGAGAAACAAACTAGTGGATCTGTTTGGAATACCGTAGCTTCAGATCGTCGAAGCTCCAACTAAACTTCCACACGGAACGGGCATTGGTGTATGGGCAGGAACCTGAATCTTGCAGCAAAACAACGCGGATGGAACGCACCATCGGTGTGGAAGGGGCAAAGCTTCGCGGCATCGGATCACCCAACGTGCGTTTTGCTTGTTCTTTTTTTGTTGGGTCCATGAAACTTGCGGGTTTAAACTGCAGTACACGGTACTCGTTTCGTATTTAAGCGCATTCAAATTTCTTGTCGACTAAATAACAGCGAATGCAATTGCTTGTTACAGTCGTGTGAATGGCCGAGTGCCCGAGCGGTCAGGAATTGCCGTACCACCACCCACTGTATGACACCATGACTGCAGCGACTCCTGAATCTGCCTCACGCCCGGTCAGCAGTCAGGAATTTCACGGATTACCACCAGGAGAGGAGAGACAGCCCGAACAGGGAAACGACAGGCAACGACAGGCGCGGGCCGTCGCTGCGTTGCGCGGGTACGGCGGTGGGCTACTCCTGGCCCAGCCGCCTGCCGGCGACCGCGAGCCCAGACGAGCGGTGGTACCGCGAAAATCGGGTCCGTCTGGCCGGTCAAATTTGCTGCGTCGGCAGTCTGCAGGCATCGCCTGTGCAGATCGTTGCAGGCCTGCAGCAGCCATCACCAGGGATTCAGGGGATAAAAAAAGCGACCGAGCCGGCGGCACAGTCAGATTGCAGAAAGCAGCACGGTAAATACAGTAGGGTAACAAAAGGAAAGGGAAAATCTGCCTGCTTGGACCCCCAAATTCAGATACAGGGCAGCAGTGCACCGATCCTATTCGTAATTTGTTGGCAGCGTCAAAGACGCCGGACGAAACGACTGCTGTCAAAATTGTGGGGTTTGCTGCTTTGCTTGCTGTGGCCCGGACACAGTCGTCAAAAGTGTGCTTGTTGCAAGACCAATGATGCTGCCGTTTCTACAGTGGTTATCTGAACCTGTCTGTATTCCTATTGCCCTGTTCATTGTCACTGAACAGAGACGGATGCCGGTTTTCAGATGaaaaaaagaaacgaaaagatAAGCTAGAGGTAGACACACAATTTAATTAGGGGGTATTTGGCAGAGCTCCTCAAGAGGGGCTCCTCAGAAATTGTAGCTTCTCCAAAATAACTTCAGCTTCTCTATTTTCTACATAAAATGGCTCCTCGTGTAAAACCCTTGGCAGGGCTCCTCCGGAGGAGCCCCACCCGAAGCTAGGAAGAAACACTACCAAATAGAGCCTTACCAGTATATACTAGCACCAGATTTTTATTCTGGTCAACAGACAAACGAATGAACAAATCAGAGCGAAACAATCCGACCCTTCCTACAGCAGACCCCAAAGCTACACACAGCTGAATCACGGGCAATCAATCGGGCCCAGCCCAGCACTGGCACGCACCCGAGCAAATTCTCATTTCGACAGAGAAAATAATGGCACAGCCTACAGTGCACATCTGATCCTAAACAAACCGACAATAATAAACGGAGCCCCCTCGCCGCACAAGTAACGCGCTACGGCGCGAGCACGACGGATCCGGCCAGGAGCAGCGCCGCCGACACCAGCCGGCGCGTCGCGGACGGCGAGCGCGGCGCCGCGGCAGACACCCCCATCCTGTGATGCGGAGTTTGCTCCCTGAAACAGATTCGGAACGGAGGAACACAAGCAGAGCGCTTCAGCAAACACAAAGCAGGGTGTGGGGGGAGTTGGGTTGAATTAAGAAGCTGGTGATCCGCGGGGCCCATACTTCTGGTACTTGTGGAGCTGGCCGCAGAAGAGGGCGTTGCTGGGGATGGCCATCTCCGTCTTGTTGCCGGCGTCCTCCGGGTTGACGACCCTGATGTAGACCTCCTGCCCCAGGTACCACGAGTCCAGGTTCTCGGACCGGACGTTCCAGACGCCGACGTTGTCCAGGgacaccagcaccgccgcccacgCGCCCGGGTACACCTGGATCGTGCTCCGCGCCACGCCGTCGCCCTTGTTGTACGTGCCCCGGCTGTCCTCCGTCCACTCGCCGTAGTCCATCCTGCACGCGCCGACGACGACGAGCACGAACACGGACCGGGGCTTTAGTATCTCTACCACCCAAGATCGGCAAGAACACATACCGATCTGGTAAAATGTTTGTTGATCGATCGGTTTGTTGGTTACCCGACGACGAAGAAGGCGTATCCGTCCATGTGGTAGCTCTGCATCCTGGTGTCGTTGTTCTGGAAGATGAGCTCCATGAACCCGCGGTAGGTGCCGTTGATGACGGACCGCGCGATCCGTggcgcgccgccccgcggcggcggccgctccGGGAAGTCGAGCGTGTACACGCCCTCCACTCCGTACGCGTCCGCCAGCCGCAGCGGCGTCTCCGGTGGCGCGAAGGAGAGCCCGTtcagcgccgcgcgccgccgcccgccgatcCACACCGGCGCCGCGCCCCGCAGCAGGTACGCCTGCGTCACGTTGATGGATGAGTACCGGAACGAGCCCTGCGGGttgggccgcgccgcgccggcgctCAGGTTCCAGCGGACGGACCGCGCCTGGTTCATGGAGAAGCTGCGGTCGTTCTGGTCCTGGGGCGGGTCCGggagcgcgccggcggcggggccccGGGAGTTGGTGTAGCGGAGCACGGCGACGCCGGTGACGCGGCGCCAGAGGGACTCGTTCACCTGCCGGGCGCTGGCCACGACGTAGTAGTCGGAGCTGGCGTTCTGGTCCGTGGTGACGAGGAAGGAGTAGGACTGGCCGACGTGGACGTCCAGGTTGGTGTAGTTCTGCTGCGTGGTGTAGGAGCCCTCCGTCTCCACCAGCAGCATGTTGTGGCCCTGGATCCGGAAGTTGAGGCTCGTCGACGTGCCCACGTTGTGCACCCGGATGCGATACGTCCTGCCTGCGCCATCAACCGGCCATTGTAAGTGGTGGTAGCATTACTGAATTGTGCTTATCAGGCAGCTCGACATGATCTCGGTCGACAACTCGACTTGTGAAAATGGTTGGCAATTTGTAGTGGCAATGGCAACACGAGCATTGCTGCTCTTGAGGAACAGGTTCAGTCCAGAGGTGGTGATGTTTCAGATGCGAATTTGTGCAGAAGCAAACACAGGAAAGCGCCTTGCTCTCAGTACAAGAGTCTGTAAGCTGTGAGAGGTATCCTGACACAGAGAGTAAACTCTACCGACACATTCAGGAACATAAGAGAAATGAAGAGATGTCAGTATACAGTCACTTCGGCTCTCCTTCTTCAGTGTGCTGTGTCCCTTTCAGTTTCCCATTGTCAGCTACTTTATCAACTGGAAGCTATTGCATGGCAACAGAACTAATACTGACTGGCATTGATACATGAATGAATCAATTTTGTGTGCAGTAAGTTGACCGGTGCAATAGTTGAagaaattttttttttttgggttgggggggggggggtacatTGTGGCAGCATGACTGCACTCTGCAATCTAACGAGCTCTTACTTCCAAGTTCCAACCAAGCATACATTTCTGTCACCGGATGATTAAGACTGCAGTAAGGctatgtttggatccaagggcaaatggcaaaagggcaaatagtaaaatttttgctcatgtcacatcagatgtttggacgctaattagaagtattaaatatagtttaattaaaaaactaattacatagatgaggactaaatgacgagacgaatctattaagcctaattaatccataattagcaaaattacggtagcatttgcccttttgcactttggggtgtttggatccaaaagtgcaaaaaaaagtgcaaaagagcaaaaattttgctctttctctttctctttccgttggatccaaacaggccctaagatGGCGTGGGCTGTGCCGTGATGATATGATTGAAGTGTATAGTGATCAGTTCAGAACTAACAGGACAGAGACTAGCAAAATCAGAGTACTGCACCACCAGAGGACTGAAGTCACCAAGAAAACTCCGAATTTAACATGTCTTAAGGTGTGTTCGTTTGttagggtctaaagtttagaggtgtcacatcaaagagaatcttatcatttagaagtattaaataaagtctaattataaaactaattgcagaactctagggctaattcgcgagacgaatctaatgaggtatattagtccatgattagcggatggttactgtagcatcactgtggcaaattatggattaattaggctcattaaatttatctcgcgaattagcactcatctgtgcaaaaagttttataaacagattttatttaatacttctaaatagtaagattctcCTTGATATGACGGGTCTAGAggggaggaaacgaacacaccctaaacaTTCTACAGACTAAAGGTGAATGACCACCCCTTATTTTACCGGGAAAGTTAGTACTATGAAACAGGGTGCCAAGATTCTTGTCCTAAGGGAAAAAGAATGGTCGCTCTGCACGTACAAAAGCGATGCAATGCAACCTGCTCCAGTGCTCCTCCACTTGGCTTGCCAGCCCGTCAGTCTTACGGATTGATGCAGAGCTTGTAGTACTAAGCACAGTGCTAACACGAGGGGCCTGATCGATCAATTACCCGGATGCACATTGAAGGTCTCGTACTCGATGCCGGCCGGCACAAGGCTGTCGTTGTACCGGTACGGACCCTTGCCGTTTATCAGCACGCCGTCCGGCATCCCCAGGTCCTTCCCTTTGTCCAGCATCTTCCTCAGATCCTGCAATACAGAGTGAGGCAGCTCACTTCCAAAACATCTGAGACTTCAAACGAAAACGATGGCATTGAGCTAGTCATTGCTGGTTCATTGTCACCGTAGGAGCGACTACCGTGTGGTTCTTGTTGTACCAGTCGCCGATGAGGATGGTGATGTCGCCGTCGGGGCGGCCGAAGGGCACGGCGATGACGTCGCGATTGTTGACGACGATGCCGCcgtagccgccgccggcgcgctgcAGGCCGGTGGAAGGGAAGTAGAAGAAGCTGCCGATCTGGTCCTTGACCTGGAACTCGTACGTCCAGTTCCAGCCGGACGGGATGGGGCAATTGGTGCCCAGCACCCCGTCCTGCCAGCAGTTCTTCCGGTGCTGGATCCCGTTCCTGCGTTACGAAATCGCACATGGTATGACGCTCGCTCGCGCGCGTCGAGCGTGGCATTCGAAGCCAAGAGTGTGCGTGCGCTCACCACTCACCAGGTTATGAGAAGCGGCTCGTCGAGGTCGTTGAGCACGTTGACGACGACATTCCAGTTGGTGGTGATGTTCACGACGGGGCCCGGGAACTTGCCGTTGATGCCTATCACCTACCGGCAGCCGGCTCGTCAGCACCAAATTAACATGCTCCGATGACCTGTAAGAATGTGAAAGGGAAGTCTTGGAAGGCCGGCGCAGCGCGGGTGGGCACCGTACCGGCCGAGAACGCTTGCCTGCTGCTTGACGCCGAGCGGCGCCGCGGTGACGTAGGAGACGTCCCAGTCGAAGAAGGCGTAGGGGTCGGTGGCCAGCGCCGGCCGCAGCGCCAGCAGGGCCGCCGCCAGCGCGAGAACCCGCCGCATCGCTAAGCTCTCTCGCCCTGGGAATGGCCGAATGGGAGACGAGAGCGCGAGGAGGACGGGGGGAGAAGAAAGTGGCGGGGAAAGCAAGGCGAGATGCCAAGCGGATTCACTTGCAGCTGCGGCAATGGTGCGCGGCGGCGAGTCAGTCCGTGGCCTGGTGGTGGGGGCAAAGCAATCGATGGGTCACAGGGTGGCACGCAGAGCAGGATTGGGATCGCCGATCGGGACCGGCCTGGCCTGGCGTCGCGTCGGACGGCGCGGCCGCGGGTTTTGTATGGGTTTgcgcgggcgcgcggggcggcccGAGGGGAGATTTGTAGACTTGTAGTGGTAGCGAGGCTTTTGCCTGGCCGGTCGTCACGCATGGGGGATCACCCGTTGAGATTTGCTGGCGGTTTTGGCGGCGTGATTCCGTTACCATTTCCGTATGGATAAGATGGGCAGGCCACTGGGGCAGCGTACCCTTTTTGCCGGCTACTTGCATGCAAGTTGAGAGGTAAAACATACGGAGCGCGTTGCATCGGAATGCAACCGCAACGTGCAGTCTGACACGGGCAACATCAACATGGGTGCGAGTGCAGATCAATACGCGCAGCATACTCGCAGCAGTGGTAGAAAACACGCAGGCTAGAATGTGCACGTCGCAGTACGCCCATCCATCCTTAAATCGCAACTGCAACTATTAAAAcatcgccggccggccggccgggtggAGAGGACTACGGTCGAGGCGAGCGTGCCCATGCTGCTCGGCTGCACTCGGCACATGCGCCGAACTGGCCGCGCGCGTCGCGCCCGCCGGCGCCCGAGGCGCCAGCGAACGGCCGGCCATCAGGCGATCGAGAGAGCCGGCGCGCCGGCCGGTTCGGTCTCGGTCCACTCCGCGCATGGCCATGGAggagcgcccgcgccgcgcgcgcatggCCTTGGCCCTGGGGGATGGGGGATGGGGGCCGCGGCCATTGGTTCCGGTCGGTGCGCGCCTGCATGCGCGGCGCAACCGCGCGCGACACTGCACGTGCATGGGCCCCGTGGCCGGGCCCAGAACTATTACCCCGACCGAGCCGCGCGGGGGACGGACACGGACGGTGGATTCTGTTTTTACTACCGCATCAGCCAGCAGCGCGTACGATCCGTAATTCAGAAGCCGACGTGTCCCTAGCCGGCTCCCGCCCGTGCCTCTTCCTCGCCGGCGAGCCAGCTCCGTCGACCGTCGTCCGGGAGGCGGACACCGATGGGATGATGATGACGGACGCGGAGgcgcggagctccggcgagcggcggccccaGGCCGGGGCAGAAGCTACatgcgcgtgcgcgagcgcctGTCCGCTCGGTGATTTGTTCCCCGACACTCCGGTTTGGTAATTCATTCATTGGCGGACCCCACAGGCCGGTCGGTATTTCATTTCTGGACGGACC from Panicum hallii strain FIL2 chromosome 9, PHallii_v3.1, whole genome shotgun sequence includes:
- the LOC112872828 gene encoding protein GRAVITROPIC IN THE LIGHT 1, which gives rise to MLHKFALAFKTKTIEFFAEDEEDEDADRFARSPAPGADGVLAGQRVVVLKPDQLNPNPSADGGVRAGSGQEAAVEAALATASSFQAAYLHLQAAHAPFLPEAAAAADAAAVSHLRRLSELKRIARGAPGDSPGPDGDGTLTGHLEAQVRENQALLRSFDAVVNRLQAALDAKDAAAAALRLDLEALDDANARLSARLDRALAPPPGGDAVGAMLSAGVFDSVLRDALRVAHRFARALAEVLRCAGWDLAAAAAAAYPGVSYSKAGHCRYALLSRVCLSMFDGFDSYEFGATADPAELEGIELAIRRNESLQQFIEHSDADPMELMNSSPDCEFAQFCDRKYKQLIHPGIESSLFGNSDCGALPVMSVAGPLYELFVAMASSIWTLHRLAWAYDPAVGIFQVSQGTEFSTVYMENIVRSKGFSGSRELGKPGRPKVGFTVVPGFRLGGTVIQCRVYLDHGKREDDVIDSI
- the LOC112876510 gene encoding monocopper oxidase-like protein SKU5: MRRVLALAAALLALRPALATDPYAFFDWDVSYVTAAPLGVKQQVIGINGKFPGPVVNITTNWNVVVNVLNDLDEPLLITWNGIQHRKNCWQDGVLGTNCPIPSGWNWTYEFQVKDQIGSFFYFPSTGLQRAGGGYGGIVVNNRDVIAVPFGRPDGDITILIGDWYNKNHTDLRKMLDKGKDLGMPDGVLINGKGPYRYNDSLVPAGIEYETFNVHPGRTYRIRVHNVGTSTSLNFRIQGHNMLLVETEGSYTTQQNYTNLDVHVGQSYSFLVTTDQNASSDYYVVASARQVNESLWRRVTGVAVLRYTNSRGPAAGALPDPPQDQNDRSFSMNQARSVRWNLSAGAARPNPQGSFRYSSINVTQAYLLRGAAPVWIGGRRRAALNGLSFAPPETPLRLADAYGVEGVYTLDFPERPPPRGGAPRIARSVINGTYRGFMELIFQNNDTRMQSYHMDGYAFFVVGMDYGEWTEDSRGTYNKGDGVARSTIQVYPGAWAAVLVSLDNVGVWNVRSENLDSWYLGQEVYIRVVNPEDAGNKTEMAIPSNALFCGQLHKYQKEQTPHHRMGVSAAAPRSPSATRRLVSAALLLAGSVVLAP